TCCTACAGTCCTACTCGACCCAACTTCATATAACAGTTTCAGTTAAAGTATCtctttcaaattttcaatgCACCCGCATGAAACACAGTAAACAGGTTTATATCCAATAATGTGGTATTTCTACACAATTAGATAAGAGTATTCCTTATGCCTTTTAACAAAAGTGTTCCTTACCCTTGTTAATCACTAATAtgacttctttcttttattatCCTCTACCCTTACCATATGTCTATTTTTTCCCTTTGATGAAATAATCTTGAACTGTTTCTTTGACAGCACTGTCTAATCTCAATGCTTCCAGATTATATATGGCACAATATTTTAGTTTCATTTTCCAACTATAATATTAACTAGTATGCACACACATTTACCGGGCTACAAAAACTTATGGATTAAGTGGTATATCAAACTAACCCCTGAATTTTGACTAGATGTATTAGCTTAACTTTTTATACTTATAGTATTGTCAATAAAGAAGTGCTGTCTGCCCATTCCTTTACCTACTTTTAGGTCATGCTGTACATAGGTTGAGTGATCGTAAAAGACTGCCACTGCTATTATCATACAAATATTTGGATTAATTGCCATTTAACCATTTTTTACAGAAGATATACAATAATACTATAGGTTGTAACTTCACAACGAGCCATGTGCCCATACTAACCCTGGTATACCGAAAGCATGGGAGGAATACAAACTAGTTCCTTTTCCTTGTTGAGATAGGAGGGTTAGGAAAATGAATAAATGAATCTGTTATGGTCGTGGGTGCATAGATTATGTATAGATAGGAGGGTTAGGAAAAGGAATAAAATGAAGTAATATGTACCTTTGTTGAATAGATTCAGGTCTACTAGAAAGAGTCCAATTGAGCTTGGAAGGTAGAGATCTGGTTCAGTCTTAGAATTGAGATCCAATTTGTGGATCAAGTCTGCATGTAATCTTTTGGAGAAAGTAGTCCATAATTGGAAGTTCCGGCAAGCCTCAGAGCCTCTCTTCCACGTCAGGGATGAGCACTGCCGCTGGATTGAAGAAGGTGAGCCCCCTATTCCCAAATGTCTCGTTGTGGATCAAGGTCCATAACAGAATCATAGCCATTCATTTATCCTTGACCTGCACAAACACTGTAGGTTTCAGCtgagcaaaaagaaaaaaaatggttgatCCTACAGTCAATTGTCATTCATAGATATCTTCTTTGTTTCTAACTTAGGTATTTAGTTTTTCACTTGTTACCATTGCTGATAACATTTTACATATTCAAGCAAAATCATCAAAAGTAGATAAGCATATGGACAGACAAACCTGGCTTTCTACAGCTCCCCAAATCAGGTCCTTATCCATCCCAGTCATTCCATTCAATTTGAGCAACAGATGGACCATGCCTGTGCGTTTGGAAAGACGGGATGCAATGCCATTGGGTTGCCACTCACAAAATGGCCAATATCTTGATGGTATTTCATGAAGCATCATGCAAGCAATCTCGTAAGGTCTCTTTGCTGAAGAATTCATGTGCACCAGAGGACCACAGGGAATTTCATCGGACACCAAAAGGGCATGTGCCTATTATAGCAGAAACCAGTATATGAAGTCCCTGGTAGTCCCGTCAAAGATCTATTCCTTCCTCTCTTGCAAAAAGGAGAGATACCTATTCCTACGATGAGCCTGGCGTCTTGATGCATTGATACAAGAAATGTTATGTACAAGCCAAGAAAGGGTGAACACCGAGATTTACAATGCTACACGCCTAAGCGTTAAGCACCACCAGGAGCATCGACCCAAGATCCACCACCCGTGTCTATGCCCACAGGCGGCCTCGGCCCTGATTGTGTCGAGCTGCACGTTGTTGAAGGTGGCAGCATTGAGCTGCTTCCAGATCAGCATGATCAACGAGGAGGTGCGTCCTTGACAATAGGCAGCCTGGCAGTCGGTCAAATCCACGAGAGCATGACCCAATTGCTTTCCAAGTCCCACCCTGAAATTCTAGTTAAATTAGCAAAGAAAGTACAgtgtgtagatttttttttcaaaggaaactgtaggagaggctccgaCATTACATAATATACTGATAAAAAGAGTAAACAATACATCAGGAAGCCTGCAAGCAGGCGATACAAGTCTGTAGAAATATTGCATGAAGTATCTTAATACCTGAACACCATTTATACACCAGAACATGGTAGCTCAAGAGCCTAATGAAGGTATCAGTGATTTAGTGATAATAAAACGCTAGTACCAACGCCCAGCAGTGATCCACTAAATTGGTTCAGTTTGAAAGAGACTCTTCAGATTGGCTACAATTACTTAGTTACTTCTGcactttgaaaaaaaaaatcacctaCTCCATAATATTATGGATCGCagggagtatttctttttGTCGAGCGTTTTGCTCCTGTCCActacgttttttttttctgttgttgcAAATCTAGAGAGAGTATCGTCAATTAGCACCACCAAATATTTCATTCCTGGGTTCCCCTATGAACTGCATTCAGGAGGTATAGCTACCCAGTCAAACAATTTTCACTCCAAAAGGTAGTTCCACACATTGTTGACTAAGAAAGAACTAACACCTTACAGTTGTCATCTCTATTAATTTTTCTCCCAATTCAAAGAATGCACCTGATAATACTACATGGTGGCTTTGAACAAGCATAAAACACACATCTAAACTCTGTAGGTTGCGATATCACCTaataaatggaaaaaaaaatgtcacacATGACACTACTCTTACACAGGCAGAGAGACTCCTGATTCCCCAGCAGATGGTTGATTGTTTGAATCCACTCCAATCGGAGCCGACGTATTCAGACAGGGCAtccacttttctctcttctccttcATTAACTTGTCCACCTTGTCAAATGACAACAAGACATGAACGGCAATATAGATGATCACGGCAATGACGAGTGCAAAGATGTAAGCAGATGTTTTCAACTTCCTGCAGCTACCTGCGGCATATGCCCCAAGTAGACCAAGTAAGACAAACACCATTGCCATTTTCATGGCAAGGAGAGATCTCTTGTACTTGCTTATTGTGTTGTTCAGTAGGAGGATGACCATGACCATTGAGGCCATGAATGCTGTGGCATTGCAATAGAAGAATACTTTGTATCGTTTTAGGTTGGTATCATGGAGGATCGGATCACCTGCAAAATGGCCGTACTGGTCATCAGGCCAAACTCCACCTGGTGGGAGCAGCCCAGCTTGGTATGTGACAGTGACTGCAAGAGTTGCAATCAGCATCAAATCTTTGCGCCATTTGTTCTCTCTTTCGTTCCTTGGTGGGCTTGTTGTGTGATTCATAGATTGATCTTCACACTTGTGACGTTGAAGCTCGAAAGCCTTGGCCTTGAGGAGCTCTAATACCCACTTCACTAAGCCATTCACCTTCTCTTTTGCAAATGTCAAAACCAGAACTTGAATCATGACATAGACAAACactgcaacaacaacaaggatGACATACACAGATGTCGACACTTTTCTGCAGCTTCCAGCAGCAAAAGCACCCATGAGGCTGATCAGATCGACTAGCACGCATGCACGCAGTGCATAGCACTTCAGACCTTTGTGGCATAGCCTCTTGCTTACAAGCAACAGAATCACGGCCAGGGACGCCATGAAAGCAGTAGCATTGAAGTAGAAGAACACTCTGTAACGGTTTCGGAACTCATCACGAAACACCGAGTAACCTGCTCGGTGGCCATTTTTGTTGTCAGTCCAAAAGCCACCGGGTGGGCTTATGCCAGCTTGATATGTGATAGAAGCTGCTAGAATCGCAAGCAACATCAGAAACTTGCGCCTCTTCTGTAAATCTTTTTCTTCAAGAACAGCATCCCCACTTTCAGAAGAATCTCCAAAACAGTGGAGCAATTTTGACGTGTATGCCTCTATTTTCCCTATTATGCTCTTCAACCGTGTCTTGAGAGCTACGTACAACACGGCATGAAGTACAACATAGGCGAAAACAAGGAGGATTAGGACGAAGACATATATGGACGTTGAGAACTTCCTGCTGCTTCCAGCAGCATAGGCTCCCATGAGACCAAAGAGGACTAGTGACATCGCTGATTGCAGTACATGACGCTTCATGGCATGAATGGTGATTGACTGACTCTGGAGTAGGATGATGATGACCAAAGAGGCTACAAATGCTGTGGCATTACAATAGAAGAATGCCTTGTAGCGCTTGGGACTGAGGACCTCCAAAATTGGATCACCAGCAATATGCCCATCACTGTTATCTGTCCAAAAGCCTCCTGGTGGATTCAGCCCTGCTTGATAGGTGACAGTGGCAGCAAGGATGCCAAGCAATAGAAGGTATGTGCGCAGCTTCTGCAGATCATGCTTAACATTATCATCAGTGTCTGGCGTATTGTTGTTGGATTGATGTGGTAGATCATGTTCTGAAGGGGGAGTCAATGCCCTGGGAGTCATGATGAAAGCATTCAGCTTCTCAAGCATTTCATCCTTCTTCGCTTTCAGACACCTGATGGTTTTTTCTATACACTTTGGCTTGAACATAACAGGTACAATAAACTGAA
This is a stretch of genomic DNA from Brachypodium distachyon strain Bd21 chromosome 1, Brachypodium_distachyon_v3.0, whole genome shotgun sequence. It encodes these proteins:
- the LOC100823329 gene encoding uncharacterized protein LOC100823329, translated to MVDSEEQNGNGREPAANTRDAPNGQQEGPNPGVGDEAVLLWKLRKYLVLLAILAAAITYQAGLAPPGGFWQETKDGRVASDIVLRASYPRRYLVFFYCNTTAFGASLMVLILLLVRELSRNAIWLRSLQFAMILGLLGLMGAYAAGSCREVRTSVYIWVLLVGIFAYVMLHVLFFLHLAPEGLLAIFSDVRRSWERTLENIFRKPEGTERDRIAPAQEAADQKEELERNRSSLLVLATLAATVTYVAGLSPPGGFWPDNNGIHLAGDPVLRDHYPRRFKAFLVCNATAFAGSLVIIIMLLSAAVDQVVKSNALRFCVLVSLFGLMGAYAAGSCREVQTSIYVFALVGAVLLYLLIQFIVPVMFKPKCIEKTIRCLKAKKDEMLEKLNAFIMTPRALTPPSEHDLPHQSNNNTPDTDDNVKHDLQKLRTYLLLLGILAATVTYQAGLNPPGGFWTDNSDGHIAGDPILEVLSPKRYKAFFYCNATAFVASLVIIILLQSQSITIHAMKRHVLQSAMSLVLFGLMGAYAAGSSRKFSTSIYVFVLILLVFAYVVLHAVLYVALKTRLKSIIGKIEAYTSKLLHCFGDSSESGDAVLEEKDLQKRRKFLMLLAILAASITYQAGISPPGGFWTDNKNGHRAGYSVFRDEFRNRYRVFFYFNATAFMASLAVILLLVSKRLCHKGLKCYALRACVLVDLISLMGAFAAGSCRKVSTSVYVILVVVAVFVYVMIQVLVLTFAKEKVNGLVKWVLELLKAKAFELQRHKCEDQSMNHTTSPPRNERENKWRKDLMLIATLAVTVTYQAGLLPPGGVWPDDQYGHFAGDPILHDTNLKRYKVFFYCNATAFMASMVMVILLLNNTISKYKRSLLAMKMAMVFVLLGLLGAYAAGSCRKLKTSAYIFALVIAVIIYIAVHVLLSFDKVDKLMKEKREKWMPCLNTSAPIGVDSNNQPSAGESGVSLPVVGLGKQLGHALVDLTDCQAAYCQGRTSSLIMLIWKQLNAATFNNVQLDTIRAEAACGHRHGWWILGRCSWWCLTLRRVAL